One genomic window of Bacillus mycoides includes the following:
- a CDS encoding FUSC family protein, producing the protein MNVKTYRAQVFSWSKEAKVEIVELISAGIGMAGPVLFATVLGYPALGFTASVGSLAVSSVKVGSSFINHGKKLASALISVVLAAIAAVLSFGHGYLTFGVLILLVSLAALIGGYSRALAMATTRFVVFLIIILNMVDQTEYWMELIFSILAGAIWTVSISLVLGIWVHRCYKSSLDGDVKGPTSKKIILWRNSLAHLSGWQFPIRLALCLGIAEGLRILWPEHHFYWIAITVAILTQRKIELFPIKTTQRVLGTVIGVIVASLLLATSLPIWGLVISIGLFAGVRPLLKVRNYLVYSATMIPLIILIMEAGKPFQFIILFDRVFATLIGAVIVIAVNLIFSREMAKSV; encoded by the coding sequence ATGAATGTAAAGACATATAGGGCTCAAGTGTTTTCTTGGTCTAAGGAGGCCAAGGTAGAAATAGTAGAACTCATTTCCGCCGGCATAGGTATGGCCGGACCTGTTCTATTCGCCACAGTTCTAGGCTATCCCGCTCTTGGTTTTACTGCATCGGTCGGCAGTTTGGCAGTCAGTAGCGTGAAAGTCGGTTCGAGTTTTATAAATCACGGGAAAAAGTTGGCATCAGCGCTGATATCAGTAGTGCTCGCTGCGATTGCTGCTGTTCTCTCTTTCGGACATGGCTATCTGACATTTGGAGTCTTGATCCTGCTGGTAAGCCTTGCTGCGTTAATTGGCGGATATAGTCGTGCCTTGGCGATGGCAACAACACGCTTTGTCGTATTCTTGATCATCATCCTCAACATGGTCGACCAGACGGAGTACTGGATGGAACTAATTTTTTCAATCTTAGCAGGGGCGATTTGGACCGTCAGTATCAGCTTGGTGCTAGGCATCTGGGTACACCGTTGTTATAAATCATCGCTGGATGGAGATGTGAAAGGGCCAACATCGAAAAAAATCATCCTATGGCGGAATTCTCTTGCACATCTATCCGGTTGGCAATTCCCAATCAGGCTCGCATTATGTCTAGGTATAGCTGAGGGATTGCGAATACTTTGGCCCGAGCACCACTTCTATTGGATTGCAATTACCGTAGCGATCCTTACTCAGCGGAAAATAGAACTCTTTCCAATCAAAACAACACAACGAGTGCTTGGTACAGTAATCGGCGTGATTGTTGCGAGCTTGCTTCTCGCAACTAGTCTACCAATTTGGGGGTTAGTTATAAGTATCGGGCTATTCGCAGGTGTTCGACCTCTTCTAAAGGTTCGAAATTATCTTGTATACTCTGCAACCATGATCCCGCTCATTATTTTGATCATGGAAGCAGGCAAGCCGTTCCAGTTTATCATTCTGTTCGACCGTGTATTTGCAACTCTTATCGGTGCAGTCATCGTGATTGCAGTGAACTTGATATTCAGTAGAGAGATGGCGAAATCAGTGTAA
- a CDS encoding HIT family protein gives MNHTADNCIFCKIIDGQIPCSKVYEDEHVLAFLDISQVTKGHTLVIPKVHKQDIFALTPEIASHIFAVVPKIANAMKAEFNPVGFNLLNNNGEKAGQTVFHFHLHLIPRYGENDGFGAVWKSHQNEYTMENLQNIASTIANSVK, from the coding sequence ATGAATCATACAGCGGACAATTGTATTTTTTGTAAAATCATTGACGGGCAAATCCCTTGCTCAAAAGTATACGAAGATGAACATGTACTTGCATTTTTAGATATTAGTCAAGTAACAAAAGGACATACTCTTGTTATTCCGAAAGTTCACAAACAAGACATTTTTGCGTTAACGCCAGAAATCGCATCACATATTTTTGCTGTCGTTCCAAAAATCGCAAATGCAATGAAAGCAGAATTTAATCCAGTTGGCTTCAACCTACTTAACAATAACGGCGAGAAAGCTGGACAAACTGTATTCCACTTCCACCTTCATTTAATTCCACGCTACGGTGAAAACGATGGTTTCGGTGCTGTTTGGAAATCACACCAAAATGAATATACAATGGAAAATTTACAAAACATCGCAAGTACAATTGCAAATAGTGTGAAATAG
- a CDS encoding (Fe-S)-binding protein, producing the protein MKVSIFITCVADVFYPEVGRDVVEILEDLGCEVDFPKTQTCCGQPAYNSGYVKETKTAAKHMIEAFASSEYVVAPSGSCAMMVHEFSSLFSESEAEWKKKATELGNKTYEFTQFLVEVLGKEDLGAELHKKATVHTSCHMSRLMGIKEPPQKLLKCVKGLEVVSLPHNYDCCGFGGTFSVKMPEISEQMVEEKVKHIMETGAEVLIGMDCSCLMNIKGRLTRNGYPIDVKHIAQVLNEDRKQGGI; encoded by the coding sequence ATGAAAGTATCAATATTTATTACTTGTGTTGCAGATGTTTTTTATCCAGAAGTAGGAAGAGATGTTGTGGAAATTCTTGAAGATTTAGGGTGTGAAGTGGATTTTCCTAAAACTCAAACTTGCTGCGGACAACCAGCTTATAATAGCGGGTATGTTAAAGAAACAAAAACAGCTGCAAAACATATGATTGAAGCCTTTGCTAGTTCAGAATATGTTGTGGCACCATCGGGCTCTTGCGCTATGATGGTTCACGAGTTTTCTAGCTTATTTTCTGAAAGTGAAGCGGAGTGGAAGAAAAAAGCTACTGAACTTGGAAATAAAACATATGAGTTCACACAATTTCTTGTGGAAGTATTAGGGAAAGAAGACTTAGGTGCGGAGCTTCATAAAAAAGCAACGGTTCATACATCTTGTCATATGAGCCGATTAATGGGGATTAAGGAACCACCGCAAAAATTATTAAAGTGTGTAAAGGGACTGGAAGTTGTTTCACTGCCGCATAATTATGATTGCTGCGGATTTGGGGGTACATTCTCAGTGAAAATGCCAGAAATTTCTGAGCAAATGGTTGAGGAAAAAGTAAAGCATATTATGGAAACCGGTGCGGAAGTGTTAATTGGGATGGATTGTAGCTGCTTAATGAATATAAAAGGACGTTTAACACGCAATGGTTATCCAATTGATGTAAAACATATTGCTCAAGTATTAAATGAAGATCGAAAACAAGGGGGGATATAG
- a CDS encoding agmatine deiminase family protein, which yields MNTNKFRYPGEFEPQDSVMLCWVSEAEAAKGYNAQQVFIEVIKNLVDEVQVYVNCGIEGSLQICKEQLAKNGVDIEKIIFTQFKDTLNWARDYGADIIVDSDGNKRLINFNFNTYGMEDENGVAALDAKKIALHHAIELGCTDIVNSKLITEGGNKEFNGNGVLMTIEETEVYKRNPSYTKEQVEEEYKQLFNLDKVIWLPHSSFDDEEVYDGILDIVDGEPVFRSLSANGHIDEMCRFVGKNTIILAEVTDEEAEELNSAKITKERLDLAFDILSKETDAEGNPFDIIRIPTPEPIYLTAVPGDEIHEIWQYYKVIENIGDTLRDGTPFPTGKIKMQPALSYCNFLILNNIVLGQKYWKEGLSEKIKEKDEQAQKVLEEVFPDRKVIMIDTIALNILGGGIHCITKNVACSN from the coding sequence ATGAATACAAACAAATTTAGATACCCAGGCGAATTCGAGCCACAAGATTCTGTAATGTTATGCTGGGTAAGTGAGGCTGAAGCTGCAAAAGGGTATAATGCTCAGCAAGTATTTATTGAGGTTATTAAGAATTTAGTAGATGAAGTTCAGGTTTATGTAAATTGTGGTATCGAAGGTTCACTTCAGATTTGTAAAGAACAATTAGCAAAGAATGGTGTTGATATTGAGAAAATAATATTTACACAATTTAAAGATACATTAAACTGGGCACGTGATTATGGTGCCGATATCATAGTAGATAGTGATGGAAACAAGCGTTTAATTAATTTCAATTTTAATACATATGGTATGGAAGATGAGAACGGAGTTGCAGCTCTAGATGCCAAAAAAATTGCTCTTCATCATGCTATTGAGTTAGGATGTACCGATATTGTAAATTCTAAGTTAATCACAGAAGGCGGAAATAAAGAATTTAATGGTAATGGCGTACTGATGACTATTGAGGAAACCGAAGTTTATAAACGCAATCCTTCTTACACGAAAGAGCAAGTAGAAGAAGAATATAAACAATTGTTTAATTTAGATAAAGTTATTTGGTTGCCACATTCCTCTTTTGACGATGAAGAAGTTTATGATGGAATATTAGATATTGTAGATGGAGAACCCGTATTCCGTTCTTTATCTGCAAATGGACATATTGATGAAATGTGTCGTTTCGTTGGTAAAAATACAATTATACTGGCAGAAGTAACTGATGAAGAAGCAGAAGAATTAAATTCAGCTAAGATTACAAAAGAACGCTTGGATTTGGCTTTTGATATCTTATCAAAAGAAACAGATGCAGAAGGAAATCCCTTTGATATAATTCGTATACCTACTCCTGAACCAATTTATTTAACTGCAGTTCCAGGTGATGAAATTCATGAAATATGGCAATATTACAAAGTAATTGAAAATATTGGTGATACATTGCGTGATGGAACTCCATTTCCGACAGGGAAAATAAAAATGCAACCAGCATTAAGTTATTGTAATTTCTTAATTCTGAATAATATTGTACTTGGACAAAAATATTGGAAAGAAGGGCTTTCAGAAAAAATTAAAGAAAAAGATGAACAAGCACAAAAAGTTCTTGAAGAAGTATTCCCAGATAGAAAAGTTATTATGATTGATACAATTGCATTAAATATTCTAGGTGGAGGAATTCACTGTATTACAAAAAACGTAGCTTGTTCTAACTAA
- a CDS encoding AmiS/UreI family transporter, protein MSNVGLMYVGTVLFLNGYMLLGKIDKKSAGIFNLFVGALQVFTPIYLIVTANGDTSTILSASGLFLFGFTYLYVGITNLTNTCNSGVGYYSLWVAILAIGFACVNYFHLHDISFTIIWLMWSFLGILFYLLLAKRKDIETYTGWVAIIQSWVTATIPAFLCLTGIWQQIDTAVIVIVEIGFFFFFIVLYFILRRKNEQ, encoded by the coding sequence ATGAGTAACGTTGGATTAATGTACGTAGGAACTGTCTTATTTCTCAATGGATATATGTTACTAGGAAAAATTGATAAAAAAAGCGCTGGTATCTTTAATTTATTTGTAGGTGCTCTTCAAGTATTTACACCCATTTACTTGATCGTAACTGCAAATGGAGACACCTCGACGATTCTTTCAGCATCTGGCCTCTTTTTATTTGGATTCACGTATTTGTATGTTGGTATTACCAATTTAACCAATACCTGTAACAGTGGGGTCGGCTATTATTCACTTTGGGTTGCTATTCTAGCAATAGGATTTGCTTGTGTTAACTACTTTCACCTTCATGACATCTCTTTCACGATCATCTGGCTTATGTGGTCTTTTCTGGGGATATTATTTTATCTACTTCTGGCAAAAAGAAAAGACATCGAAACATATACCGGTTGGGTTGCCATTATTCAATCATGGGTGACCGCAACCATTCCAGCCTTCTTATGCCTAACTGGCATATGGCAACAAATCGATACAGCTGTTATTGTCATCGTGGAAATAGGATTCTTTTTCTTCTTTATTGTCCTATATTTTATCCTGCGAAGAAAAAACGAACAATAA
- a CDS encoding MerR family transcriptional regulator codes for MIYITNNNRNNYLTTGEFAKIAGVTKHTLFHYDNIGIFSPELKLDNDYRYYSVTQLEVFDVICMLKELNMPLKEIKEYMNQRNPLYLVDLLKHEEKIIQQKIQQLTKMKKWVQKKTSIIKSTLATDLNQITVQQQPEQYLIFAHLNSFDDNTLTKEIGKLYSFCKSYGIRSPYGLGVTQKYSFIKENILNHYPMIYILLDEKPKKLPYMTKPAGDYLCVYHQGSYRTIGASYERLLDYAKTHQIQFIGDFYEDVLLDEIAVKGYDNYVFQITINIIS; via the coding sequence GTGATTTATATAACAAATAATAATAGAAACAACTATTTAACAACTGGTGAATTTGCAAAAATAGCAGGTGTAACAAAACATACTTTATTTCATTATGATAATATTGGAATTTTTTCTCCTGAACTAAAACTAGATAACGACTATCGTTACTATTCCGTTACTCAATTAGAAGTTTTTGATGTTATATGTATGTTAAAAGAATTAAATATGCCTTTAAAAGAAATAAAGGAATATATGAATCAAAGAAATCCATTGTACTTAGTAGATTTACTTAAACATGAAGAGAAAATCATTCAACAAAAAATTCAACAATTAACTAAAATGAAAAAATGGGTACAGAAAAAAACTTCCATTATTAAATCTACATTAGCTACTGATCTGAACCAAATTACTGTTCAACAACAACCTGAACAATATTTAATTTTTGCACATCTTAATTCTTTTGATGATAATACCCTTACAAAGGAAATTGGAAAATTATATTCTTTTTGCAAATCTTATGGTATCAGAAGTCCTTATGGACTTGGTGTTACTCAGAAGTATTCATTTATTAAAGAGAATATCTTAAATCATTATCCTATGATTTACATTCTATTAGATGAAAAGCCTAAAAAACTTCCCTATATGACGAAACCAGCTGGTGATTACCTCTGCGTGTATCACCAAGGAAGTTATCGAACAATTGGAGCATCTTACGAACGTCTATTAGACTACGCAAAGACGCATCAGATACAATTTATTGGTGATTTTTATGAAGATGTATTATTAGATGAAATAGCTGTTAAAGGCTATGATAACTATGTATTTCAAATAACAATCAATATTATCTCGTAA
- a CDS encoding putative iron-sulfur cluster-binding metallochaperone, whose product MIKCSFRRGKNVKLITLKSLLKPSALETLNAKENHYFCSNEDCDVVYFDTNNKKYFVSDIKVAVNQKDDSATTPICYCFDWTKEKIKQYVEDGLTPNPVEHIRENIRENRCGCEVNNLQGSCCLGNVTTYIRKMSLGT is encoded by the coding sequence ATGATAAAATGTAGTTTTAGGAGGGGAAAGAATGTAAAGTTGATTACACTAAAATCATTGCTTAAACCATCTGCATTAGAAACATTAAATGCTAAAGAAAATCACTATTTTTGTTCAAACGAAGATTGTGATGTAGTCTATTTTGATACGAATAATAAAAAATACTTTGTATCTGACATAAAGGTAGCTGTAAATCAAAAAGATGACTCAGCAACTACACCAATTTGTTATTGTTTTGATTGGACAAAAGAAAAAATCAAACAATATGTGGAAGATGGACTTACTCCTAATCCAGTAGAGCATATTCGCGAAAACATAAGAGAAAACCGATGTGGTTGTGAAGTAAACAATCTACAAGGTAGTTGTTGTTTAGGCAATGTTACAACTTATATTAGAAAAATGTCATTAGGAACTTAA
- a CDS encoding YtxH domain-containing protein: MSKAKSFITGVLCGGAVAGLAVLFSTPSSGKAMRGKLKEKGTDIKKTLADITADTKLLKRQIVETASEGKEVFQELKDDMQDTLSNWKQDISQNKRHIEKEILDIQKSIEKLQEAVPEKA; encoded by the coding sequence ATGTCAAAAGCTAAATCCTTTATTACAGGTGTACTTTGCGGCGGAGCAGTTGCTGGACTAGCCGTTCTTTTCTCAACTCCTTCTTCTGGTAAAGCTATGCGCGGTAAGCTGAAAGAAAAAGGAACTGATATTAAAAAGACTTTAGCTGATATTACAGCTGATACAAAGTTATTAAAGCGTCAAATCGTTGAAACTGCTTCAGAAGGTAAAGAAGTATTCCAAGAACTAAAAGACGATATGCAAGACACGCTTTCTAACTGGAAACAAGATATTTCTCAAAACAAACGACATATTGAAAAAGAAATTTTAGACATTCAAAAGTCAATCGAGAAACTACAAGAAGCCGTTCCAGAAAAAGCGTAA
- a CDS encoding DUF1878 family protein: MDVVRRLEQAEYYVDLLFKMIDEEKCPFYSLIIKKKARKKDIERILKLCEKLNEQYVVEKAEGLLLFDALLDQFEKALPHQLEVHETAEALAKQGLFKPLMNEFLRMIAKK; the protein is encoded by the coding sequence ATGGACGTTGTAAGAAGACTAGAACAAGCTGAATATTACGTAGACCTACTATTTAAAATGATTGATGAAGAAAAGTGTCCATTTTATTCTTTAATCATAAAGAAAAAAGCTCGTAAAAAAGACATTGAACGTATACTAAAACTTTGTGAAAAACTGAACGAACAATATGTAGTGGAGAAAGCAGAAGGCCTTCTATTGTTTGATGCGTTATTAGATCAATTTGAAAAAGCGCTTCCACATCAGCTCGAAGTACACGAAACTGCGGAAGCGCTAGCAAAACAAGGTTTATTTAAGCCACTTATGAATGAATTCTTACGCATGATTGCGAAAAAATAA
- the ecsC gene encoding ecs operon protein EcsC, translating into MITYEEKVIKELEQWKATFMKDSSMMTRFSKKVQVKVQQLVPAKVQKVLTETIRMMVQTISAGSNFIKPKLKETNWSLQRRDDEVRKKMDEYKKVAAAEGAGTGAGGILLGLADFPLLLTIKIKFLFDAATLYGFDTSKKEERLFILHVFQLAFSSDDHRKEVWKAIETWDTEEENHMDWEKFQTEYRDYIDLAKMLQLVPIIGAPVGAYANYQLLQRLGEVTMNCYRMRLLNRN; encoded by the coding sequence ATGATTACATATGAAGAGAAGGTTATAAAAGAATTGGAGCAGTGGAAAGCTACATTCATGAAAGATTCTTCTATGATGACACGGTTCTCTAAAAAAGTGCAGGTGAAAGTGCAACAACTAGTGCCGGCGAAAGTGCAAAAGGTACTAACAGAAACGATTCGGATGATGGTACAAACAATTAGTGCTGGATCAAACTTCATAAAACCGAAGCTAAAAGAAACGAACTGGTCACTGCAAAGACGAGACGATGAAGTACGTAAAAAAATGGATGAGTACAAAAAAGTCGCAGCGGCAGAAGGAGCAGGAACGGGAGCAGGTGGTATTCTCCTCGGTCTTGCTGATTTTCCGCTTCTACTTACCATTAAAATAAAATTTTTATTTGATGCAGCAACATTGTACGGATTTGATACGAGTAAAAAAGAAGAGCGCCTTTTTATTCTTCACGTTTTCCAACTTGCTTTTTCGAGTGATGACCATAGAAAAGAAGTATGGAAAGCAATTGAAACGTGGGATACAGAAGAAGAAAATCATATGGACTGGGAAAAGTTCCAAACAGAGTACCGAGACTATATCGATTTAGCGAAAATGCTTCAGCTTGTCCCAATCATCGGTGCCCCGGTCGGCGCGTATGCGAACTATCAATTATTGCAAAGGCTTGGGGAAGTGACGATGAATTGTTATCGTATGCGCTTGCTTAATAGAAATTAA
- a CDS encoding HTH-type transcriptional regulator Hpr — translation MKSGEKNYSVKEAMIFSQRIAQLSKALWKCVEKDWQQWIKPYDLNINEHHILTIAYHLKGASISEIAKFGVMHVSTAFNFSKKLEERGYLVFSKKEDDKRNTYIEITDKGEELLLCLMEEYDPENNSVFNGALELRNFYGKFPENIELIAILRNIYGQDFIDIFEKSLEDIEENFTESDQKLVKK, via the coding sequence ATGAAAAGTGGAGAAAAAAATTACTCGGTAAAAGAAGCGATGATTTTCAGCCAACGTATTGCTCAATTATCGAAAGCGTTATGGAAATGCGTAGAGAAAGATTGGCAACAGTGGATTAAACCTTACGATTTAAACATTAATGAGCATCACATTTTAACCATCGCTTATCATTTAAAAGGGGCTTCTATTTCTGAGATTGCTAAATTTGGAGTTATGCACGTCTCAACGGCGTTTAACTTCTCTAAAAAGCTTGAAGAACGCGGCTATCTTGTATTCTCAAAAAAAGAAGATGATAAACGAAATACGTACATTGAAATTACAGACAAAGGGGAAGAATTACTACTTTGCTTAATGGAGGAGTATGATCCTGAAAATAATTCTGTTTTTAATGGGGCACTTGAACTTCGTAATTTTTACGGTAAGTTCCCAGAAAATATCGAACTGATTGCAATCCTGCGTAATATTTACGGACAAGACTTCATCGATATTTTTGAGAAATCATTAGAAGATATCGAGGAGAACTTTACGGAATCCGATCAAAAGTTAGTTAAGAAATAA
- a CDS encoding ABC transporter permease yields MNSTALWKERFRHFLKEVRTYSKYVFNDHLKFIFVFIIGAGAYYYQQWLQTLTPSFPTAVVMAVLLGLVLTAGSIQTLLKEADLVYLLPVEEKLKPYFTKAFLFTFMIQLYIIATVAAALAPLYFQQMKQTGAAYIWIVIAFVIVKAWNLFVAWEKSFLTDQSVQKADWFIRFILNGLFVYVLVERTSVIFTGVIVFLMALYLAVMHQKVKGKPLNWEYLISEEGKKMMLLYRIANMFVDVPALKERVSRRKWLDFILSMIGEKRTYLYLYTRTFLRSGNYFGLYMRLLVLGGVILYFIPFLYGRFIVSLIFLYLIGYQLLTLWKHHRMKIWLDLYPVGVDEKKNDFLTLLNAILIIGSVVFTVIFALATKDFIMTGILFVVSILFSIGFVYQYGAKRIERLN; encoded by the coding sequence ATGAATAGCACAGCGTTATGGAAAGAACGATTTCGGCACTTTCTAAAAGAAGTTCGTACATATAGTAAATACGTATTTAATGATCATTTGAAATTTATTTTCGTATTTATCATCGGCGCAGGAGCGTATTATTACCAGCAATGGTTACAAACGTTAACACCTTCGTTTCCGACAGCGGTCGTTATGGCAGTTTTACTTGGCCTCGTATTAACAGCCGGATCCATACAAACGCTATTAAAAGAAGCGGACCTTGTGTACTTGCTGCCAGTTGAAGAAAAGTTAAAGCCTTACTTTACAAAGGCATTTCTCTTTACGTTTATGATTCAGTTATACATAATCGCAACGGTAGCCGCTGCGCTTGCCCCGTTATACTTCCAGCAAATGAAGCAAACAGGAGCGGCTTACATATGGATTGTAATCGCGTTCGTCATTGTAAAGGCATGGAATTTATTCGTAGCGTGGGAAAAATCATTTTTAACAGATCAAAGCGTTCAAAAAGCAGATTGGTTCATTCGCTTTATCTTAAACGGCTTATTTGTGTACGTCCTTGTAGAACGTACTTCAGTCATTTTTACCGGTGTAATTGTCTTTTTAATGGCGCTATACCTTGCTGTTATGCATCAAAAGGTGAAGGGAAAGCCGCTAAACTGGGAGTATTTAATTTCTGAAGAAGGTAAAAAAATGATGCTGCTGTACCGCATTGCGAATATGTTCGTTGATGTACCAGCGTTAAAAGAGAGAGTATCACGTAGGAAATGGCTTGATTTCATTCTTTCGATGATCGGTGAGAAACGTACATATTTATATTTATATACGAGAACGTTTTTAAGATCAGGTAACTATTTCGGCTTATATATGCGTTTACTCGTTCTTGGAGGAGTCATTCTTTACTTCATCCCATTTTTATATGGACGTTTTATCGTAAGTCTTATTTTCTTATACTTAATCGGCTATCAGCTATTAACCCTTTGGAAACATCACCGCATGAAAATTTGGCTTGATTTATATCCAGTAGGGGTAGACGAGAAGAAGAACGATTTTCTTACTTTATTAAATGCGATTCTCATCATCGGTAGCGTTGTATTTACAGTTATATTTGCACTTGCGACGAAAGATTTCATAATGACCGGCATTTTATTTGTCGTAAGCATATTATTTAGTATTGGTTTCGTTTATCAATACGGTGCGAAACGCATTGAGCGTTTAAACTGA
- the ecsA gene encoding ABC transporter ATP-binding protein EcsA: MSELLRVENVTGGYTKRPVLQNVSFSVNKGELVGLIGLNGAGKSTTIKHIIGLMEPKKGTVTINGKTIRDDMTAYRSSFSFIPETPVLYDELTLEEHLKLTAMAYGVDEKQYEERVGQLLQEFRMKNRLKWFPSHFSKGMKQKVMIMSAFLVEPSLYIVDEPFVGLDPLAIQSLLQMMDQMKKSGAGILMSTHILATAERYCDSFIILHQGEVRAKGTLAELQSQFNMPGATLDDIYIALTKEEDYE, encoded by the coding sequence ATGAGCGAGTTATTGCGTGTAGAAAATGTTACAGGAGGATATACGAAACGACCTGTACTGCAAAATGTTTCGTTCTCTGTTAATAAAGGCGAACTTGTCGGCTTAATCGGTTTAAATGGAGCCGGGAAGAGTACGACAATTAAACATATCATCGGTTTAATGGAACCGAAAAAAGGAACTGTCACAATTAACGGGAAAACAATTCGTGATGATATGACAGCGTACCGTTCTAGTTTTTCTTTCATTCCAGAAACGCCAGTATTATATGATGAGTTAACGTTAGAAGAGCATTTGAAATTAACAGCGATGGCGTACGGTGTAGATGAAAAACAGTACGAAGAACGTGTAGGACAACTATTACAAGAATTTCGCATGAAAAATCGTTTGAAATGGTTTCCGTCTCATTTCTCAAAAGGGATGAAACAAAAAGTGATGATTATGAGTGCATTTTTAGTTGAACCATCACTATACATTGTGGACGAACCTTTCGTCGGGCTTGATCCGTTAGCGATTCAATCACTTCTTCAAATGATGGATCAAATGAAAAAGAGTGGTGCGGGCATCTTAATGAGTACACATATTTTAGCGACAGCAGAGCGCTATTGTGATTCATTCATTATTTTGCATCAAGGTGAAGTGAGAGCGAAAGGAACGTTGGCTGAATTGCAATCACAATTTAACATGCCTGGTGCAACGTTAGATGATATTTACATTGCATTAACAAAGGAAGAAGATTATGAATAG
- the prsA gene encoding peptidylprolyl isomerase PrsA: MKKAMLALAATSVIALSACGTSSSSDKIVTSKAGNITKEEFYNQMKTQSGKQVLNIMVMEKVLIHNYKVDDKEVDKKYDEMKKQVGDQFDTLMKQQGLKEETVKNGVRASLAQEQAIEKTITDKELKENYKPEIKASHILVKDEATAKKVKEELGQGKSFEELAKQYSEDTGSKEKGGDLGYFTAGKMVKEFEDAAYKMKKDEVSEPVKSQFGYHIIKVTDIKEQKPFDEVKGDIKKDLVQKKAQDAQFMNDLMMKEIKKADVKVDDKDLKDLFEEPKADAKKDAKK; this comes from the coding sequence ATGAAGAAAGCTATGCTTGCCTTAGCCGCAACAAGTGTAATCGCATTATCAGCATGTGGAACATCATCATCATCAGACAAAATTGTTACATCTAAAGCTGGTAACATCACTAAAGAAGAGTTCTACAATCAAATGAAGACACAATCTGGTAAACAAGTACTAAATATCATGGTTATGGAAAAAGTACTTATTCACAACTACAAAGTCGATGACAAAGAAGTGGACAAAAAGTACGATGAAATGAAAAAGCAAGTCGGTGACCAATTCGATACACTAATGAAACAACAAGGTCTTAAAGAAGAAACAGTTAAAAATGGCGTTCGCGCTTCATTAGCTCAAGAACAAGCGATTGAAAAAACAATCACTGATAAAGAACTAAAAGAAAACTACAAGCCTGAAATTAAAGCAAGCCACATTCTTGTAAAAGATGAAGCTACTGCGAAAAAGGTTAAAGAAGAGCTTGGACAAGGTAAATCTTTCGAAGAGTTAGCGAAACAATACTCTGAAGATACTGGTTCAAAAGAAAAAGGCGGAGACCTTGGCTACTTTACAGCTGGTAAAATGGTTAAAGAATTCGAAGACGCAGCTTATAAAATGAAAAAAGATGAAGTAAGCGAACCTGTAAAATCACAATTCGGTTACCACATCATTAAAGTAACAGATATTAAAGAACAAAAACCATTTGATGAAGTAAAAGGCGACATCAAAAAAGACCTTGTTCAAAAGAAAGCACAAGATGCTCAATTCATGAACGACCTTATGATGAAAGAAATCAAAAAAGCTGACGTAAAAGTTGACGATAAAGATTTGAAAGATCTTTTCGAAGAACCAAAAGCTGACGCTAAAAAAGACGCAAAGAAATAA